One segment of Exiguobacterium aurantiacum DSM 6208 DNA contains the following:
- a CDS encoding lysozyme family protein, giving the protein MWAAAKRTARFAITAKWQLATLKWRLILLGIAALVLFLVILVVGILDTLTGVQNELPTDVTFDTAGGLQVSDQVLQYRALVESELSKHGLAEQTNLVLALMMQESGGRGNDPMQASESKCGRIGCITSPEESIVYGVEHFASVFERANRDVQLTLQSYNFGGGFIDYVQENGGRYSKELAISFSQMMYQRVKHTGIYRCHRPSAVQHGACYGDIEYVDAVLKYLAPVAVADGVITKELLSGLRSPLAIPLNVTSRFGWRVVFGQRDNHTGIDFSCTPSDTIHAVKSGTVIYSGNRGPYGNLVQVRHDNYITAYAHLSRLGVKSGQQIDAGQALGYCGTTGRSSGNHLHFEIKTSEWSGHIDPAPVFGL; this is encoded by the coding sequence ATGTGGGCGGCCGCGAAACGGACGGCGCGCTTCGCCATCACAGCGAAATGGCAGCTCGCGACGCTCAAGTGGCGACTCATCCTGCTCGGCATCGCGGCACTCGTCTTGTTCCTTGTCATCCTCGTCGTCGGCATCCTCGACACGCTCACAGGTGTCCAGAACGAACTACCGACCGACGTCACGTTCGACACGGCGGGCGGTCTTCAAGTGAGCGACCAGGTGCTCCAATATCGAGCCTTGGTCGAATCGGAACTGTCGAAGCACGGACTGGCCGAACAAACGAACCTCGTACTCGCGCTCATGATGCAGGAGAGCGGCGGACGCGGGAACGACCCGATGCAGGCGAGCGAATCGAAGTGTGGACGCATTGGATGCATCACCTCCCCCGAGGAGAGCATCGTCTACGGCGTCGAACATTTCGCTTCCGTCTTCGAACGGGCGAACCGTGATGTGCAACTCACATTACAGAGTTACAACTTCGGCGGCGGCTTTATCGATTATGTTCAGGAGAACGGCGGGCGTTACTCGAAAGAGCTCGCCATCTCGTTCTCGCAGATGATGTACCAGCGTGTGAAACACACCGGCATCTACCGCTGTCATCGCCCGAGCGCGGTCCAGCACGGCGCCTGTTACGGGGACATCGAGTATGTCGATGCGGTGTTGAAATACCTTGCGCCGGTTGCCGTCGCCGACGGGGTCATCACGAAGGAGCTGTTGTCGGGACTACGTTCCCCGCTCGCCATCCCGCTCAACGTGACATCGCGTTTCGGGTGGCGCGTCGTCTTCGGACAACGGGACAACCACACCGGGATCGACTTCAGTTGCACCCCGTCCGACACGATTCACGCGGTCAAGAGCGGCACCGTCATTTATAGCGGGAACCGCGGACCGTACGGAAATCTCGTCCAGGTCCGGCACGACAACTACATCACGGCGTACGCGCACCTGAGTCGTCTCGGCGTCAAAAGCGGGCAACAGATCGACGCCGGGCAGGCGCTCGGGTACTGCGGCACGACCGGCCGATCGAGCGGGAACCATCTGCATTTCGAGATCAAGACGAGTGAATGGTCCGGTCATATCGATCCCGCCCCGGTCTTCGGATTGTAA
- a CDS encoding DUF5592 family protein translates to MRKYRIPNEVTTELKINKMLYLHDFLFLVGLIVLRLVTLPFIPSVLHIPFTVFLVVFGLFMVLRPATNPQKRMVHALYYALIKRKDTYLALDAHTKGRD, encoded by the coding sequence ATGCGCAAATACCGGATCCCGAACGAGGTCACGACCGAACTGAAAATCAATAAGATGCTCTATCTGCATGACTTCCTGTTTCTCGTCGGGCTCATCGTGCTCCGCCTCGTGACGCTCCCGTTCATCCCGTCGGTGCTGCACATTCCGTTCACGGTATTTCTCGTCGTCTTCGGGCTGTTCATGGTACTCCGGCCGGCGACGAACCCGCAGAAGCGGATGGTCCATGCGCTCTATTACGCGCTCATCAAACGGAAAGACACCTATCTCGCACTCGACGCGCACACGAAAGGACGTGATTGA
- a CDS encoding ImmA/IrrE family metallo-endopeptidase, giving the protein MAKMKTNEERKAELEALTEQMGKQIDSYFESPEKIREHLQFLGKFHQYSMRNAVLIESQFPGAVAVGSYPFWEKQGAQVQKGERGIKVFVPNPVTYALHKDEWVPLSKTPKPIKEGVKQGRIPSRKMMYFKIGHVFEYTQTDAREKGIEVSNIFKRYHRDGGLENEQDIRDALTTLADARNVTLLEEPLDEIGTAKGCYYPELHAIALNPRNTSIEDISVLIHELAHAELHNQERNFERDKPLTAPEKEFQAEMVAYVVSHQLGFPTDDFSLSYLAGWTKDKELLDKEQLLQEVHQTSAGFLEHIESHLEKVNTLQKEKKQSPLEYLEQLDRRMGIGWKQANLNLFERVHAVKRVFPEDIENYLNAKATLETNLKMDRVDEPLMYIHGMGLGFQQFGIANNHDFSEDQLVAYTIALPNQPLVSGHFDPERTVHPLHDLEKNNKVEKPLLKSLENHWHEVLVEKEKKTLSRTVILNIERLI; this is encoded by the coding sequence ATGGCCAAGATGAAGACGAACGAAGAACGGAAGGCCGAACTCGAGGCCTTGACGGAACAAATGGGAAAACAGATCGACAGCTACTTCGAGAGTCCAGAGAAGATCCGGGAACACCTACAGTTCCTCGGCAAGTTCCATCAATACTCGATGCGGAACGCGGTCTTAATCGAGTCCCAGTTCCCCGGCGCGGTCGCGGTCGGTTCTTATCCGTTTTGGGAGAAGCAAGGCGCACAAGTCCAAAAAGGTGAGCGTGGCATCAAGGTATTCGTCCCGAACCCAGTGACATACGCCTTACACAAAGATGAATGGGTACCGCTCAGCAAGACACCGAAGCCGATCAAGGAAGGCGTCAAACAAGGGCGCATCCCGTCACGAAAGATGATGTATTTCAAGATTGGTCACGTGTTCGAGTACACGCAGACCGACGCTCGCGAGAAAGGAATTGAGGTCTCGAACATCTTCAAACGATATCACCGGGACGGCGGGCTCGAGAACGAACAAGACATCCGTGACGCCTTGACGACGCTCGCGGATGCCCGGAATGTGACTCTATTGGAGGAGCCGCTCGACGAAATCGGGACAGCGAAAGGATGTTACTATCCGGAGCTACATGCGATCGCCTTAAACCCGCGGAACACATCTATCGAGGACATCAGCGTCCTGATCCACGAGCTCGCCCACGCGGAGCTGCACAACCAGGAGCGGAATTTTGAGCGGGACAAACCACTCACGGCACCCGAGAAGGAGTTCCAGGCCGAGATGGTCGCTTATGTCGTCTCGCATCAACTCGGGTTCCCGACGGATGATTTCTCACTGTCCTACTTGGCTGGTTGGACGAAAGACAAGGAACTCCTCGACAAGGAACAACTGTTGCAGGAGGTCCATCAGACGTCCGCAGGCTTCCTCGAACATATCGAGTCACACTTAGAAAAGGTAAATACCTTGCAAAAGGAGAAAAAACAGAGCCCACTCGAGTATTTGGAGCAACTCGACCGACGCATGGGCATAGGATGGAAACAAGCGAACCTCAATCTTTTTGAGCGCGTCCATGCCGTAAAGCGTGTGTTTCCCGAGGATATTGAGAACTACCTGAACGCAAAAGCGACCCTCGAAACGAACCTGAAGATGGATCGCGTCGATGAGCCGCTCATGTATATTCATGGCATGGGTCTCGGGTTTCAACAGTTCGGTATCGCCAATAATCATGACTTCAGTGAAGATCAGCTTGTGGCTTATACAATCGCATTACCGAATCAACCATTGGTCAGTGGTCACTTCGACCCTGAACGTACCGTGCATCCATTACATGATTTAGAGAAAAATAATAAGGTTGAAAAACCACTTCTGAAATCGCTTGAAAACCATTGGCATGAAGTGTTGGTCGAGAAAGAAAAAAAAACCTTGTCACGAACAGTCATTTTGAATATTGAACGTTTAATTTAA
- the mobP2 gene encoding MobP2 family relaxase yields MRETPGVVIKSKFKVPSTKKKSRQYTTYLDYINRPDAKDSREQFETYHDYMEDETKSSGLFTREDDRLNHEKRRAVRDIFKQAQEKGSILWQDVISFDNTWLRETGVLHDDLVDEKRLIQATRNAVEAMLQKEKMVHAYWTGALHYNTDNIHVHVAIVETSHMRERGKRKPKSIELMKSKVIHSLADRTKEQEKLNAFIRDELVAHKRNKKIQSLPNRVLHPDLVRQFKDIYERLPEDKRQWRYNMNGMQPLRESLDRLTDRYIDIHFKSEFQAFNEGLEQEVSFHRSSYGDTEKAERYRTTKRQDLYTRMGNAILSEMRDLSKEQTIVEKNGAPKHPVRRAFKQQKIFNESLYRIERHMNDEFEHLKNQRAFEQLERDIEYGK; encoded by the coding sequence ATGCGTGAGACACCCGGTGTCGTCATCAAGTCGAAGTTCAAGGTGCCTAGTACAAAAAAGAAATCGCGGCAGTACACGACGTACCTCGACTACATCAATCGTCCAGACGCGAAAGACAGCCGCGAACAGTTCGAGACGTACCATGATTATATGGAAGACGAGACGAAGTCGAGCGGTCTGTTCACACGCGAGGACGACCGGTTGAACCACGAAAAACGTCGCGCCGTCCGCGACATCTTCAAGCAAGCGCAAGAGAAAGGGAGCATCCTCTGGCAGGACGTCATCTCATTCGATAACACCTGGCTACGCGAGACCGGTGTGCTCCACGATGACCTCGTCGATGAGAAACGGTTGATCCAGGCGACACGGAACGCGGTCGAGGCGATGCTCCAAAAAGAGAAGATGGTCCATGCCTACTGGACCGGTGCCTTGCATTACAACACCGACAACATCCACGTGCATGTCGCCATCGTCGAGACGAGCCATATGCGCGAGCGCGGCAAACGCAAACCGAAATCGATCGAGCTGATGAAGTCGAAGGTCATCCACTCCCTCGCCGACCGGACGAAAGAACAGGAGAAACTGAACGCGTTCATAAGAGACGAACTAGTCGCCCATAAACGGAATAAGAAGATTCAATCGCTCCCGAACCGTGTCCTGCATCCCGACCTCGTCCGTCAGTTCAAGGACATCTATGAGCGATTGCCGGAAGACAAACGACAGTGGCGCTATAACATGAACGGGATGCAGCCGCTCCGTGAATCGCTCGATCGTCTGACCGACCGCTATATCGACATTCATTTCAAATCAGAGTTTCAAGCCTTCAACGAGGGGCTAGAGCAGGAGGTGTCGTTCCATCGTAGTAGCTACGGCGACACGGAGAAGGCCGAGCGTTACCGGACGACGAAGCGACAGGACCTCTACACCCGGATGGGGAATGCCATCCTTTCCGAGATGCGCGACTTGTCAAAAGAACAAACGATAGTTGAGAAAAATGGAGCTCCAAAACATCCGGTCAGACGTGCATTCAAACAACAAAAGATATTCAACGAATCACTCTACCGGATCGAGCGGCATATGAACGACGAATTCGAACACCTGAAGAATCAACGGGCTTTCGAACAGTTGGAACGGGACATCGAATATGGAAAGTGA
- a CDS encoding helix-turn-helix domain-containing protein translates to MYTIDEAFEILSKNKLTSHKETVRNWVRKGVIQAEPLESRKKGYRISEEALEQFIKERMPEGWELYPESVTGEARDVIKNEEEAPYHVEVDVEAIKERAREEMWYELLGKFVFEDYFVLKKSEVKAAVEHMRYSKELEAEVWERCSKHTWGHATPRVPFLLGYFMFEGERIPFNKDFGGRDEQIIHALIEKIRLDKVNRKRK, encoded by the coding sequence ATGTATACGATTGACGAAGCATTTGAAATCTTATCGAAGAACAAGCTCACAAGCCATAAGGAGACGGTCCGCAACTGGGTACGAAAAGGCGTGATCCAGGCAGAACCGCTCGAGTCGCGTAAAAAAGGTTATCGGATCAGTGAGGAGGCGCTCGAACAGTTCATCAAAGAACGGATGCCGGAAGGGTGGGAGCTGTATCCGGAGTCGGTGACAGGGGAAGCACGGGATGTCATCAAGAATGAAGAAGAGGCCCCGTATCACGTCGAAGTCGATGTAGAAGCGATTAAAGAGCGGGCCCGCGAGGAGATGTGGTACGAGCTTCTCGGTAAATTCGTCTTTGAAGACTATTTTGTCCTGAAGAAATCGGAGGTCAAGGCTGCTGTCGAGCATATGCGCTATTCAAAAGAGTTAGAAGCCGAGGTGTGGGAACGTTGCTCGAAGCACACGTGGGGCCACGCAACACCTCGAGTCCCGTTCCTGCTCGGATATTTTATGTTCGAAGGAGAGCGGATTCCCTTCAATAAAGATTTTGGTGGAAGAGATGAACAGATCATCCACGCGTTAATCGAGAAAATTCGGCTCGATAAAGTGAACCGAAAACGTAAATGA
- a CDS encoding ComEC/Rec2 family competence protein, with product MNKLIKIGSAVLFSGALLVSPYGEASAAASIKVHYIDVGQGDAIYIKMPSGEDVIIDGGNKGKGDAIVAYLKKQKVDDIEVLISTHPDADHIGGLDEILDAYRVENVYAPKVKHTTQAYKDFLQAVKREGKTIKTAQAGVKLPIKGVSAKFVGPVKAYSNSDLNNWSAVLHVTYKKNTFLFTGDAEHVSEKDMMAKKQTLRADVLKVGHHGAKTSTSSTFLNTVKPKHAIISVGKNSYGHPTSEVVTNLKRQKANTLRTDKNGTIIITGNGSSYAVKKSK from the coding sequence ATGAATAAATTGATCAAGATTGGGAGTGCAGTTCTATTTAGTGGAGCGCTATTGGTGTCGCCATACGGAGAGGCATCTGCCGCTGCGAGCATCAAAGTCCATTACATCGATGTCGGGCAAGGAGATGCTATCTACATCAAGATGCCGAGCGGTGAGGACGTCATCATCGACGGGGGGAACAAAGGAAAGGGCGATGCCATTGTCGCCTATCTCAAGAAACAAAAAGTGGATGACATCGAAGTATTGATCTCGACGCATCCGGACGCGGATCATATCGGTGGATTAGATGAAATTTTGGATGCCTACCGTGTCGAGAACGTCTACGCGCCAAAAGTGAAGCACACGACCCAAGCCTACAAAGACTTCCTTCAAGCCGTTAAACGGGAAGGGAAGACCATCAAAACGGCACAGGCCGGCGTGAAACTACCGATCAAAGGTGTCAGTGCGAAGTTTGTGGGTCCGGTCAAAGCCTACTCGAACAGTGACTTGAACAACTGGAGTGCAGTCCTTCATGTCACGTACAAGAAGAACACGTTCTTGTTCACAGGGGACGCGGAACACGTTTCTGAGAAGGACATGATGGCGAAGAAACAGACGCTCCGAGCGGATGTCTTGAAGGTGGGTCATCACGGTGCGAAGACCTCGACAAGCAGCACGTTCCTGAACACAGTCAAACCGAAGCATGCCATCATCAGTGTCGGGAAGAACAGCTACGGGCATCCGACGTCCGAAGTGGTGACGAACTTGAAGCGACAAAAAGCGAACACGCTTCGCACAGATAAGAACGGTACGATCATCATCACGGGGAACGGCTCGAGTTACGCCGTGAAGAAATCAAAATGA
- a CDS encoding DUF3006 domain-containing protein translates to MKRRRGIIDRFEGDLAVVEFGEVMENIPKSRFPESIQSGDVFWFYEDGRVEMDTEEKQRLSKEIDDLMDELWED, encoded by the coding sequence ATGAAGCGACGCAGAGGAATCATCGATCGATTTGAAGGGGACTTGGCTGTCGTCGAATTCGGAGAAGTGATGGAAAATATTCCGAAGTCACGATTTCCTGAATCGATTCAATCTGGAGACGTGTTTTGGTTTTATGAAGATGGGCGAGTTGAGATGGATACAGAGGAAAAGCAACGGTTATCGAAAGAAATTGACGATTTGATGGATGAACTTTGGGAAGACTAA
- a CDS encoding VirB4 family type IV secretion system protein, translating to MARQQDPETVKIEKGYNPDVIAKIQPQGGIKFDANFVRLGDGYLSCLHVYKYQSLVYDYWLEPILNMPGVLTTLDIGTADKREIIQTINKSMAEQNTRFENAKDNIDRIDARETYKELNELYEQITQGETMKYLHLRLYVKAKTLDALEVKVQEVMEELEARNFRSTIFLNEQEWEWQSLFTSYDQQQKLPNRRRGKEIPSLSIAGGYPFHFTSLQDATGTYYGTTDTNGSVIFDLFHKDKQRKFYNALMIGKMGSGKSTLLKKTVLDQAIKGNKIRILDVTGEFSDLVGQLGGKEIALDGFAGLINPLHVYKTVTNNDGSANESLSFMQHLSKMAVFYHYINPAATQEETNEFEILLRDLYVRHGLWDEQGELPITTHPANRYPTFSDFLHLVRRELYTDDTRTSIKEVISPNRVRRLENIELAVTNLVHNYGNIFDGHSSIDRFDEELIVSFPLRNLTSLRDEVFQAQVFSLMNMLWDGMIANGSSQLKAYNQGVLRTEEACKYLIVIDEAHHLINTRDIAQPAILYLQRCMREARKYFGGIFFVSHLITDFVPAGSKSENAENVKSLFQLTQYKIIGEQDAESIPIIQTVFDGQLSNSEMRIIPSLETGRVVLSISGVQNLIFDVDVAPEELALFGGGA from the coding sequence ATGGCCAGACAACAGGACCCGGAGACCGTCAAGATCGAGAAAGGCTATAACCCCGACGTCATCGCCAAGATCCAGCCGCAGGGCGGCATCAAGTTCGACGCCAACTTCGTCCGGCTCGGTGACGGTTATCTGTCGTGCCTCCACGTCTATAAATATCAGTCACTTGTCTATGACTACTGGCTCGAACCGATCTTAAACATGCCGGGCGTTTTGACGACGCTCGACATAGGGACGGCCGACAAGCGTGAGATCATCCAGACCATCAACAAGTCGATGGCCGAACAGAACACGCGCTTCGAGAATGCGAAGGACAACATCGACCGCATCGACGCCCGGGAGACGTATAAGGAACTGAACGAGCTCTACGAACAGATCACCCAGGGCGAGACGATGAAATATCTACATCTGCGTCTTTATGTGAAGGCGAAGACACTCGACGCGCTCGAGGTGAAAGTGCAGGAAGTGATGGAAGAACTCGAGGCCCGGAACTTCCGCTCGACAATCTTCCTGAACGAACAGGAATGGGAGTGGCAGAGCCTGTTCACGAGCTATGACCAACAACAAAAGCTCCCGAACCGGCGCCGTGGGAAAGAGATCCCTTCCCTCTCCATCGCCGGCGGCTATCCGTTCCACTTCACGTCGCTCCAGGACGCGACCGGGACGTATTACGGGACGACCGACACGAACGGCAGCGTCATCTTCGACCTGTTCCATAAGGACAAACAGCGCAAGTTCTATAACGCGCTCATGATCGGCAAGATGGGCTCCGGGAAGTCGACACTTCTCAAGAAGACCGTGCTCGACCAGGCGATCAAAGGCAACAAGATCCGTATCCTCGACGTCACGGGCGAGTTCTCCGACCTCGTGGGTCAGCTCGGTGGGAAAGAGATCGCGCTCGACGGATTTGCCGGGCTCATCAACCCGCTCCATGTCTATAAGACGGTGACGAACAACGACGGAAGCGCCAACGAGTCGCTCTCGTTCATGCAGCACCTCTCAAAGATGGCCGTGTTCTATCACTACATCAATCCGGCGGCGACGCAGGAAGAGACGAACGAGTTCGAGATCCTGCTTCGCGATTTATATGTCCGCCACGGGCTATGGGACGAACAAGGCGAACTGCCGATCACGACACACCCGGCGAACCGGTACCCGACGTTCTCCGATTTCTTGCATCTCGTACGTCGTGAGCTCTACACGGACGACACACGCACCTCGATCAAGGAAGTCATCAGTCCGAACCGGGTGCGGCGTCTCGAGAACATCGAGCTCGCCGTCACGAACCTCGTCCATAACTACGGCAACATCTTCGACGGGCACTCCTCGATCGACCGGTTCGACGAGGAACTCATCGTGTCGTTCCCGCTCCGGAACCTGACGAGCCTGCGCGATGAGGTGTTCCAAGCGCAGGTTTTCTCCTTGATGAACATGCTGTGGGACGGGATGATTGCCAACGGCTCGAGTCAACTGAAAGCCTATAACCAGGGTGTGCTCCGGACCGAGGAGGCATGCAAGTACCTCATCGTCATCGACGAGGCGCACCACTTGATCAACACGCGCGACATCGCCCAACCGGCCATCCTGTATCTGCAACGTTGTATGCGCGAGGCGCGCAAGTATTTCGGCGGCATCTTCTTCGTGTCGCACTTGATCACCGACTTCGTGCCGGCCGGATCGAAGTCCGAGAACGCCGAGAACGTCAAGTCGCTCTTCCAATTGACGCAATACAAGATTATCGGCGAGCAGGACGCGGAGAGCATCCCGATCATCCAGACGGTGTTTGATGGCCAACTCTCAAATTCCGAGATGCGCATCATCCCCTCGCTCGAGACCGGACGCGTCGTCCTCAGCATCTCCGGCGTGCAGAACCTCATCTTTGACGTCGACGTCGCACCCGAGGAGCTCGCCTTGTTCGGTGGAGGTGCCTGA
- a CDS encoding HD domain-containing protein, with amino-acid sequence MDNAQINVSGIRKSLNTQNKAKLDDLNRKIEPLLSRTSNLLTNYTEHTLKHSLGVEQVYDIILDNNFDLLNEEEKYLLIAATLLHDVGMVGRKEELNELGYEEYRRKGHHSFSKMVIKSEAALLNFDRVEANLIADIAEAHRKINLDSLEEHVPSGIGGSVRMRLLGALIRFADELHITNDRSSELLVNVLSPDKFSMKHHKRHLDVVGVNRSIENRKNIEISAIIDDWESEQLMQEMFQEILNKFSEVKAIFDANNIDLDKVEMKYRDEVLVTKEVYLELSSCERTLFELHEKLQNRSNATINKVVSNLVETSLISINDTEKYHLNSDGKTFKTVFNSLMQTENIYKFIDSSYVTNNIGAIFDEIALNIYSHRVFDGDRDDRLLLIKNSPIVLDHLLNMQEMDHTLGQLDRSVILDLLILNGYMQDVAVNPNLSKNDESIFAMQNIQNNIHKHLGSFLRLIQHMDKKTLDESQSRLTESLEDQKKKDDELKQPSISFKSTSKASDLPHTNLMSIYLASAASGESFKIYKDISVTENQNIELIDGEKLEAMDFVQLEFSPQQPDIPLLKNDFWCAIEEDNVNRSLYFKINEKGQNLTEYPFILKLSYYSQTKINFNIECTPFSNASDYLKMILTLEKINALDYRRVYFKDSEDKVFLTSSCPKINKSFNGIEKDILNKIIELEGKLEKSLPLPDELNHNVSLKLDKLLQEIDESNSIHILKKYEELNSRAKLTLLEIELPGSTEEKHFRRIITQSQGWIKYKSLGIKALSSQSSEWNQAVKDQSSIKLRMHFRKYSSEELFSKLMTENSALIKIFGIHREANLSEERLRTFVEIDFESAVDNVQKVKIKIEEIDDRWNDIEELYDTHDYVKLIPYLEEFKIDETTLAYAYVLVERFDEAIRLAKKVVQDDMKSVAHMTIGLAYVGKGDYKAAYDSYFLGTRVCSHPWYPYARDNFINFLQVRGIKLNDDLRDIEKLLSTERSPQSLNSKCYCNSKKKLKKCHANISNF; translated from the coding sequence ATGGATAATGCCCAAATTAATGTGTCAGGTATTAGAAAGTCTTTAAACACTCAAAATAAAGCTAAATTGGATGATTTAAATCGCAAAATTGAACCTCTATTGTCTAGAACTAGTAATCTGCTAACTAATTATACAGAGCATACACTCAAGCATTCTCTAGGTGTTGAGCAGGTTTACGATATTATTTTAGATAACAACTTTGATTTATTGAATGAAGAGGAAAAATATCTTTTAATAGCGGCTACCTTGCTTCATGACGTTGGTATGGTAGGACGAAAAGAAGAATTAAATGAATTAGGGTATGAAGAATATAGAAGAAAAGGTCATCATAGTTTTTCTAAGATGGTCATAAAAAGTGAAGCGGCACTTTTAAATTTTGATAGGGTAGAAGCTAATTTAATCGCCGATATTGCAGAAGCACATAGAAAAATTAATTTGGACTCTTTAGAAGAACATGTCCCTTCAGGTATTGGTGGGAGTGTAAGAATGAGATTATTAGGAGCTTTGATTAGATTTGCAGATGAACTTCACATTACAAATGATCGATCTTCTGAACTGTTAGTGAACGTACTATCACCAGATAAATTTAGTATGAAACATCATAAAAGGCACCTTGATGTTGTGGGTGTAAATAGAAGTATCGAAAACAGAAAGAACATTGAAATTTCTGCAATTATTGATGATTGGGAGTCAGAACAATTAATGCAGGAGATGTTCCAAGAAATTTTAAATAAATTTTCAGAAGTAAAAGCTATTTTTGATGCTAACAATATAGATTTAGATAAAGTGGAAATGAAATATAGAGATGAAGTTTTAGTCACGAAAGAAGTATATTTAGAGCTTTCTTCTTGCGAACGTACACTGTTCGAGTTACATGAAAAGTTACAAAATAGAAGCAACGCAACCATAAACAAAGTAGTTAGTAATTTAGTTGAAACTAGTTTGATTTCCATCAATGATACTGAAAAATACCATCTTAATAGTGATGGGAAGACATTTAAAACAGTCTTTAATAGTCTCATGCAAACAGAAAACATTTATAAATTTATTGATTCAAGTTATGTAACTAATAATATTGGGGCAATATTTGATGAGATTGCACTAAATATTTATTCTCATAGAGTATTTGATGGTGATAGAGATGATAGATTATTGTTAATAAAGAATTCACCAATTGTTTTAGATCATTTATTGAACATGCAAGAAATGGATCATACATTAGGGCAGTTAGATCGTTCAGTAATTCTAGATTTGCTTATTTTAAATGGCTATATGCAAGACGTTGCTGTAAATCCAAATCTATCTAAAAATGACGAGAGTATTTTTGCTATGCAAAATATTCAAAATAATATTCATAAACACTTAGGCAGTTTTTTGAGACTGATTCAACATATGGATAAGAAAACCCTTGATGAAAGTCAAAGTAGATTAACTGAATCACTAGAAGACCAAAAAAAAAAAGATGATGAACTAAAGCAGCCGTCTATAAGTTTTAAAAGCACCTCTAAAGCAAGTGATTTACCTCATACAAATTTGATGTCAATCTATCTAGCTTCAGCTGCATCGGGAGAATCTTTTAAAATTTATAAAGACATTTCAGTTACAGAGAATCAAAATATTGAATTGATTGACGGAGAAAAGCTAGAGGCAATGGACTTTGTACAATTAGAATTTTCTCCACAGCAACCTGATATTCCATTGTTAAAGAATGATTTTTGGTGTGCAATTGAAGAAGATAATGTTAATCGATCTTTATATTTTAAGATTAATGAAAAAGGACAGAATTTAACGGAATATCCATTCATTTTGAAGCTTTCATATTATTCTCAAACAAAGATAAATTTCAATATTGAATGTACGCCTTTCTCTAACGCTTCAGATTATTTAAAAATGATATTAACTTTAGAGAAAATTAATGCATTGGACTATAGACGAGTTTATTTCAAAGATTCAGAAGATAAAGTATTCCTTACCTCATCTTGTCCTAAAATCAACAAATCATTCAATGGAATTGAAAAAGACATTTTAAATAAGATTATTGAATTAGAAGGGAAACTAGAAAAGTCACTCCCATTGCCTGATGAATTAAATCATAATGTTTCTTTGAAATTAGATAAGTTACTTCAAGAAATCGACGAATCTAATAGTATCCACATACTAAAAAAGTATGAAGAATTGAATAGTAGAGCAAAATTGACACTCCTTGAAATTGAATTGCCAGGTTCAACAGAAGAAAAGCACTTCAGGAGAATAATCACCCAATCCCAAGGGTGGATTAAATATAAGTCTTTAGGAATTAAGGCTTTATCTAGTCAATCATCTGAATGGAATCAGGCAGTTAAAGACCAATCATCTATCAAGTTGAGAATGCACTTTCGAAAATATAGTTCAGAAGAACTTTTTTCGAAACTGATGACTGAAAACAGTGCTCTAATAAAAATTTTCGGTATCCACAGAGAAGCGAATTTGAGTGAAGAAAGATTAAGAACATTTGTAGAAATAGATTTTGAATCAGCAGTGGATAACGTTCAGAAAGTTAAAATCAAAATTGAAGAAATCGATGACAGATGGAATGACATAGAGGAACTATATGACACACATGATTATGTGAAATTAATCCCCTATCTAGAAGAATTTAAAATTGATGAAACTACCTTAGCATATGCATATGTTTTAGTTGAACGATTTGACGAGGCAATTAGATTAGCAAAAAAAGTAGTTCAAGATGATATGAAATCTGTAGCTCATATGACTATTGGGTTAGCTTATGTCGGTAAAGGTGATTATAAGGCTGCCTATGACTCTTATTTTCTTGGTACTAGAGTATGCTCGCACCCATGGTACCCATATGCACGAGATAATTTTATAAACTTTTTGCAAGTTAGAGGAATTAAATTAAATGACGACTTAAGAGATATAGAAAAACTATTAAGTACAGAGCGTTCACCTCAGAGTTTAAATTCGAAGTGTTACTGTAACTCTAAAAAGAAGTTGAAAAAATGTCATGCAAACATATCCAATTTCTGA